In the genome of Thermoleophilaceae bacterium, one region contains:
- a CDS encoding glutaredoxin family protein: MSVVTLYGKPGCHLCEDAFQAIERVRRERDFELREVDITLDPGLNREYGERIPVVAVDGVERFEFFVDPAALAKALDKVDA; the protein is encoded by the coding sequence ATGAGCGTCGTCACCCTCTACGGAAAGCCGGGCTGCCATCTCTGCGAGGACGCGTTCCAGGCGATCGAGCGCGTGCGCCGCGAGCGCGACTTCGAGCTGCGAGAGGTGGACATCACACTCGACCCGGGGCTGAACCGCGAATATGGGGAACGGATCCCCGTCGTGGCGGTGGATGGCGTCGAGCGATTCGAGTTCTTCGTGGACCCGGCCGCCCTCGCGAAGGCACTCGATAAAGTGGACGCGTGA
- the tsaB gene encoding tRNA (adenosine(37)-N6)-threonylcarbamoyltransferase complex dimerization subunit type 1 TsaB has product MNVLGFDTSTAATSVCVLRADGEAFERIPTDEDLLGPPGHARELMPGVAQALADAGLEYGDLDALAVGVGPGKFTGLRIGVATARALAHAEDIPVHPVSSLAALAAGIDAEERLPLIDARRGELFAALYRGADEVWPPFAAPPQALLERLREAAFTVVTAGDGSLRFRQELEAGGIHIAPAGAHAVRGLHICRLAAQAPAVPPEAVVPNYLRDPDAKPQR; this is encoded by the coding sequence ATGAACGTGCTGGGCTTCGACACCTCCACCGCCGCCACCAGCGTATGCGTGCTTCGCGCCGACGGCGAGGCGTTCGAGCGGATCCCCACGGACGAGGACCTGCTCGGGCCGCCCGGACACGCGCGCGAGCTGATGCCGGGCGTGGCGCAGGCGCTGGCCGACGCCGGTCTCGAGTACGGCGACCTCGATGCGCTCGCCGTGGGGGTGGGGCCGGGCAAGTTCACCGGTCTTCGCATTGGCGTGGCCACCGCCCGCGCTCTCGCTCACGCGGAGGACATTCCGGTCCACCCGGTGTCGTCGCTGGCGGCTCTCGCGGCCGGTATCGACGCCGAGGAGAGGCTGCCGCTGATCGACGCAAGGCGCGGTGAGCTGTTCGCCGCGCTCTACCGGGGAGCGGACGAGGTGTGGCCGCCGTTCGCCGCGCCGCCGCAGGCCCTGCTCGAACGGCTGCGAGAGGCAGCTTTCACCGTCGTGACTGCCGGCGACGGCTCGCTACGATTTCGACAAGAGCTGGAGGCGGGCGGAATCCACATCGCACCCGCCGGAGCGCACGCGGTGCGCGGGCTGCACATTTGCCGCCTGGCCGCGCAGGCGCCGGCGGTCCCGCCCGAGGCAGTCGTGCCGAACTACCTGCGAGACCCAGACGCAAAGCCACAGCGATGA
- the rimI gene encoding ribosomal protein S18-alanine N-acetyltransferase, producing MTDPLKIRRLTYADLPQVIAIERRAFPTPWSLAMFVLELSKPSGICLAATRGERVVGYLVCSRYDRVWHVMNVAVDDRQLRQGIATALLTRLFELADRAGEQYTLEVRESNHGAITLYERFGFKSAGLRPGYYHDNKEDAVIMWRTAESVGESPEGAAEGARPAHA from the coding sequence ATGACCGACCCGCTCAAGATCCGGCGCCTCACCTACGCGGACCTGCCGCAGGTGATCGCGATCGAGCGGAGGGCTTTCCCCACGCCGTGGTCGCTCGCCATGTTCGTGCTCGAGCTGTCCAAGCCGAGCGGCATCTGCCTCGCCGCCACGCGCGGCGAGCGGGTCGTGGGCTACCTCGTCTGCTCGCGCTACGACCGCGTGTGGCACGTGATGAACGTGGCCGTGGACGACCGCCAGCTGCGCCAGGGCATCGCCACCGCGCTGCTCACCCGGCTGTTCGAACTGGCTGACCGGGCCGGTGAGCAGTACACGCTCGAGGTGCGCGAGTCGAACCACGGTGCGATCACGCTGTACGAGCGGTTCGGCTTCAAGTCCGCGGGCTTGCGCCCGGGCTACTACCACGACAACAAGGAGGACGCCGTGATCATGTGGCGCACGGCCGAGTCCGTCGGGGAGTCGCCGGAGGGCGCAGCCGAGGGTGCGCGGCCCGCGCACGCGTGA
- a CDS encoding uracil-DNA glycosylase, which produces MGRPAAERREELIQLYREVQNCRRCPLYATRTQAVFGSGNADADLMFVGEAPGFHEDQQGKPFVGAAGKLLDNLLEEIGLAREDVFIANVLKSRPPGNRDPQPEEIEACKPYLTRQIALIEPRVICTLGNFSTKLLTRRQDGITRVHGTPQDHVIAGLPIRIYPIYHPAAGLRSTAMLETLREDFKKLPELLEAARPQEEPEDEEDASPEPVAASQLGLFG; this is translated from the coding sequence ATGGGACGGCCCGCCGCAGAGCGCCGAGAGGAGCTGATTCAGCTCTACCGCGAGGTTCAGAACTGCCGGCGCTGCCCGCTCTACGCTACCCGCACGCAGGCGGTGTTCGGCTCCGGCAACGCGGATGCCGACCTCATGTTCGTGGGCGAGGCGCCGGGCTTCCACGAGGACCAGCAGGGCAAGCCGTTCGTGGGCGCGGCCGGCAAGCTGCTCGACAACCTGCTGGAGGAGATCGGCCTCGCGCGCGAGGACGTGTTCATCGCGAACGTGCTGAAGAGCCGCCCGCCGGGCAACCGCGATCCTCAGCCCGAGGAGATCGAGGCCTGCAAGCCGTACCTCACGCGGCAGATCGCGCTGATCGAGCCGCGGGTGATCTGCACGCTCGGCAACTTCTCCACCAAGCTGCTCACGCGCCGCCAGGACGGCATCACGCGGGTGCACGGCACACCGCAGGACCACGTGATCGCGGGCCTGCCGATCCGGATCTATCCGATCTACCACCCCGCGGCCGGCCTGCGCAGCACCGCGATGCTCGAGACGCTGCGCGAGGACTTCAAGAAGCTGCCGGAGCTGCTCGAAGCCGCGCGGCCGCAGGAGGAGCCCGAGGACGAGGAGGACGCCTCGCCCGAACCGGTGGCGGCCTCGCAGCTGGGCCTCTTCGGGTAG
- the tsaE gene encoding tRNA (adenosine(37)-N6)-threonylcarbamoyltransferase complex ATPase subunit type 1 TsaE, producing MTHETGTPEETERVGAELARRLEPGDVVLVTGELGSGKTTFVRGAARALGVTDPVTSPTFTIGQVYGGGPLEVAHIDLYRLHSLSGEDPALLDDYLTPERIGFVEWPDIAVPEIGRAAARVTIHHLGQDRRAIEIE from the coding sequence GTGACGCACGAGACGGGCACGCCCGAGGAGACGGAGCGCGTGGGCGCCGAGCTGGCACGGCGGCTCGAGCCCGGCGACGTCGTGCTCGTCACGGGCGAGCTTGGCAGCGGGAAGACCACATTCGTCCGTGGCGCGGCCCGCGCGCTCGGGGTGACCGACCCGGTGACGAGCCCCACGTTCACGATCGGGCAGGTCTACGGTGGCGGCCCGCTGGAGGTGGCGCACATCGACCTCTACAGACTGCACTCGCTGTCGGGCGAGGACCCCGCCCTGCTGGACGACTACCTCACGCCGGAGCGGATCGGTTTCGTGGAGTGGCCGGACATTGCCGTGCCCGAGATAGGCCGCGCGGCGGCGCGGGTGACGATCCATCACCTCGGGCAGGACCGGAGGGCGATCGAAATCGAATGA
- the tsaD gene encoding tRNA (adenosine(37)-N6)-threonylcarbamoyltransferase complex transferase subunit TsaD translates to MILAIETSCDDTCAAVVTTEGEILSNVVASQGLLHERYGGVVPEIASRRHLELVDAVTADALERANTSLDAVGSVAVTRGPGLIGALLVGVSSAKALAAARRLPLTPVNHLHGHVVASTLGENPIEPPFLCLVASGGHTFVARVDDPAEHAVLGQTLDDAAGEAFDKGARILGLEYPGGPVIDRLAKEGDPEAFDFPRSLPGDGLDFSFSGLKTALLYRVRDLGEAEAERRRPDLAASYQRAIVDVLEARARQAIEREGLQRFAIGGGVAANSEWRARAQELDAELWVPPMALCTDNAAMIAAASRFQAPMPYPEYLSLDASARPAA, encoded by the coding sequence GTGATCCTCGCGATCGAGACGAGCTGTGACGACACCTGCGCCGCCGTCGTCACCACGGAGGGCGAGATCCTCTCGAACGTGGTCGCCTCGCAGGGGCTGCTCCACGAGCGCTACGGCGGAGTGGTGCCCGAGATCGCCTCGCGCAGGCACCTCGAGCTCGTGGACGCCGTCACGGCCGACGCGCTGGAGCGGGCGAACACCTCGCTCGACGCAGTGGGCAGCGTGGCGGTCACCCGCGGCCCGGGGCTGATCGGGGCGCTGCTCGTGGGCGTATCGAGCGCGAAGGCGCTCGCGGCCGCGCGCCGGCTTCCCCTCACGCCCGTGAACCACCTGCACGGCCACGTGGTGGCGAGCACGCTTGGCGAGAATCCAATCGAGCCGCCGTTCCTGTGCCTCGTGGCGAGCGGCGGCCACACGTTCGTCGCGCGCGTGGACGATCCGGCGGAGCACGCGGTGCTCGGCCAGACACTCGACGACGCCGCGGGCGAGGCGTTCGACAAGGGCGCCCGCATCCTCGGCCTGGAATATCCGGGCGGGCCGGTGATCGACCGGCTGGCGAAGGAGGGCGATCCCGAGGCGTTCGACTTCCCGCGCTCGCTCCCCGGCGATGGCCTCGACTTCAGCTTCAGCGGGCTCAAGACGGCCCTGCTCTACCGGGTGCGCGACCTGGGCGAGGCCGAGGCGGAGCGGCGCCGGCCCGACCTGGCGGCCTCCTACCAGCGCGCGATCGTGGACGTGCTCGAGGCCCGCGCCCGCCAGGCGATCGAGCGCGAGGGGCTGCAGCGGTTCGCGATCGGCGGCGGCGTGGCGGCCAACAGCGAGTGGCGCGCCCGCGCGCAGGAGCTCGACGCCGAGCTGTGGGTGCCGCCGATGGCGCTCTGCACTGACAACGCGGCGATGATCGCCGCGGCCTCCCGCTTCCAGGCGCCGATGCCATACCCCGAGTACCTAAGCCTCGACGCCTCCGCGCGCCCCGCCGCATGA